Genomic segment of Corythoichthys intestinalis isolate RoL2023-P3 chromosome 7, ASM3026506v1, whole genome shotgun sequence:
tttgaacataaattatactaACAgagaataaatacaaacttgttaataatctcttcacTATTTAGGTGtgccaaaaataaacatttgtcttaagtggtgtgtttcccacctccacaacactgacgtctttttacattacttatagcggctgctgctgctgggaaaaaaaaaaaaaaaaaacatctaacattcctcgtctttgaagggggctgaggaagcggcatgttgtattagtATCGGGGCTGTGGTAACGTGTGTGGGAGGGATggaggtcaagtcatcagccaatcaaacgtgcttttgaggagaaaaaaaatggactggcacattgagcaagtgaaaaggggtcaatataagtctgaacatgattaaagtaattcacttaataatggtagggtcaattctatccttacaacatatgggaagacaatctaaatgatctatatcactgaactcattatataatgcaaataagtttgcttaaaagttggtggggacaatttgagtatcctgaaaagttggtagtgttatgtccctactgtccctatgcaaacctacgcccttttgtgAAAGTATAAGTTAATTCAGATTATTTTGCAttcatcatttagcctatcaattaattaggttgattttggtgagaaatatagccctgacccccgttcacccaatctgtttggtcttgttaatgtcccatccccagcaaaaagtgtacatgcaggttatgctgttatatcgtccctaccaatattgagaccaaacctacgcccttcctCCAATTACTGCCTCCCAAAAATACTTACAATACTTTTAAGTACAAGTACCAATGACCAATACTGTATTTAAACACAGAAGCATAGTAGACCTAATTgcttatttaaaataatacagGTTTATTCCTAGAAATTATATGCAACGTTAATGTAAAACACTAAGATTATGCATGGTATTGTGACTATTTAACAATCGCCTCTTATGATGTTTATGATTTACGTGTTGTGTTTTCTACCTCATCTCCCATATTATAATGTTCATCTCAACAGAAAGCCATTGATCTCGCCAAAAGAGCATCCGATCAGGACTCTGCCAAAAACTATGAAGAGGCCCTACGGCTTTATCAGAGCGCAGTGCAGTACTTCCTTCACGTCATTAAGTGTGAGCGACTCAACTCATCATCATCCTCTTTTTTTCATTATCTACTGATATCGTGTGTGAATGCCGAAATGGAAGTTATTGAATTGGTAAACTACTGAATTTGAGAGTATGACTTGGAATAGTTGACTCTTCATAATTCTCTCAATAAATTTTGTCTttgttcacttttcatgttacaCGTGAGCATCATCCTCCTAATTGTCAACCATTTGTCTCCGCTGCAGATGAGACCAAGGGCGAGCGCTCCAACGAGATGATCCGAGCCAAGTGTGCCGACTACCTGGATCGAGCCGAGCAGCTGAAGCAGTACTTGAAGAAGAAGGAGAGCGAGCCACCCACCAAACCAGTCAAAGAGTCCGATGGCAAAGGGTGAACGTGCTTAGTCACTTTTCATGTTTGTGTAGCGCCCGTGATGTCTTCAAAGCAAAGGAATGAATCGTGTATGTGGAATGTGTATTAAGCGACACACAAGTTGTCTTGCCTGTTTCTGTTTATACTTACCGGTACTGGTTTTTGTCACCACATTCCATAAACACCTCGTTTATTGATTCCATGTCAGAAAGTGTTAGAAAATCGCATTTGGTAAAAGGTACTCAACCAAGGCGTCTgaaattaaatttgaagattcCCTATTGTTAATGTCGTACGCATTTTAATAATTCTATTTTTATCTTAAATTAGGCAGATAATGTATTTTGATTTCCATAATACTTGCATTAATTCTAGTTTTAGTACTCAAAGATGCCGGCCTCTGATTGTTCAATTTTGGTCCATATCCATAGAGTCTGCAGTCAAAAACATGCTGTGGTACTTTTCCATAAAAATAGACTTTTGTATAGATtcccatggggaaaaaaatctgagattaaaaaataatgactctTCGGTCGAAGACAGAAGTTGATGAAAGTTTGAATCAGGTGTCTTTTTACAATTCGAAGGGTGCTGTAAACGCACAGCAGTGGACTGAATTGATGTCCGCATACTCAATGATACTGTTTCAGTATgaattttcaaagtaaaattaaatgcaatgaaGTGTTCTTTTGTGGCCTAGATGTTATCTAGTATGTTCTAAATTTCTGTGCCAAATGTGGTGGTTTTCTGGCCTCAATATCATGCTAGTTGCTAAGGACAAATGAAGGGTTCATGGCACAGTTaccacataccgtaatttttgaaaTCCAAGATGCACCGACAACCCAAATCAAGTCACAATTTCTCTGAGATAAAACATTGTAGCAAATtggttgattttttatttttggaagATGAGATTATTCTCTCAATGATTATACTAAAACCTCAGTTTTTAGGTCACTGTAACCCATTTACTATGACAGGTCACATATCAGAATTTTGTTTAGCTATAATTCTAAGTATGGCAAAACGTCCAAAGTAACAGTCTTGAGAGGAGACTAATGAactggcatagacttcataatgtattgacaggacacggggccgataaatagggggcctgcattgttggcgaggccgtcaaagctgaccaagtggaatcacagacaaagagcttttttcgttgaaattcttgtgaataaatgcttaaatccctgaattcttcatagatatggacgtaaaacagtctcgattcttggttaaaagcaaaaaaaaaaaaaaaacgtgcagttagcatttattttacgtaaatatgtcgaagtacaatgctagtctgttagtatatGTAGCTAGcgaccgccttatgtaaacagagcttttccagtgaaaattcttgtaaataaatgcttaaatccccgaattctttatagatatgaacgtaaaacagtctcgattcttggtttaaaaaaaaaaacaaaaaacgtgcagttagcatttattttacataaatattgcgaactatgatgccaatgcagtagcggctaatttctcccattgatttttttccacaacgtttcaaaatgcatgcacggtacaaaaaatataataaataccttgaatcctcaaacaaatcactcctgagacaatccttcctgtttgtatgtggtatagctttcgtactttttcaacagaaatctggcgttagatcgctgcatgtgtttgtgaatagctcctcttgatgtgggtggccccctacttgaatgcgaggcgcagtgcatgaccaatctgacctgtcaataccattatTAAGTCTATGGAACCAGATTACATTTTAAGCAaaccaaatgcaaacaaaaattcacaaaatTGTCAAATTGTCATTTCAGCAATGAAAGTGACGAAGGGGAAGATTCTGAGAAGAAGAAGTTCAAAAATCAGCTGTCAGGTGATTGCCGTAATATAAACGACGATAAAAAGCATGTACACGTTTGCAAACATCATCATGCAAATTCTTGCGTTAAAGGCGCCATCGTGATGGAGAAGCCAAATGTTAAGTGGAGTGATGTCGCCGGCTTGGAAGGAGCCAAAGAGGCCCTCAAGGAGGCGGTTATCTTGCCCATCAAGTTTCCTCATCTCTTCACTGGTGATCTGAAAAATATTGATCTACTCGCACCTGCAAAGTCCAAAACAGTCACTCTGTTTTTTCTATGCAGTTTGTCTCATTCCCCTCTGTATACTGTGAACTTTATGTTGTATTACTTCGGCTCAGGTAAGCGAACTCCATGGCGCGGGATCCTTCTCTTCGGTCCTCCGGGTACGGGAAAGTCCTACCTGGCCAAGGCTGTCGCCACAGAAGCCGGCAACTCCACCTTCTTCTCCATCTCCTCCTCAGATCTAGTGTCCAAGTGGCTTGGAGAGAGTGAAAAGTTAGACCCGTCAGTTTTTTCCCAACGATATGAGCATGCAAAAGACACTGGTTGTTCCCCGTAGATTGGTGAAGAACCTCTTCTCGCTGGCAAGAGAACACAAACCCTCCATCATCTTTATTGACGAGATCGACTCGCTCTGCGGCTCTCGCAGTGAGAATGAGAGCGAGGCGGCGCGCAGGATCAAGACAGAGTTCCTGGTCCAGATGCAGGGTGAGAACAGAGATAATATAATTAACCAGAATCTATGTCTAACCGAGTTTATTGAGAGACTATGAATTATGTGGTGGTCAAATTTGGCTGGAGGGTGCATCTTGGGCGGAGGCTGTTATTCATACTTTTTAAGCGATTGAATAGGAAATGGCCTCAAAATCGGTACAAATTGGATATGATATGAATCAGACACAAATACTTTTTTGTCCATACTGTAAGTACCGTTGAAGTATAAGTCacatagttcaaaaatgccatatgatgAAGTAAAAAACTAGACTCATTCACATTTTGGGGAAATATGTACACTGTGATGTATGCCCTTAGTCTTC
This window contains:
- the LOC130918812 gene encoding vacuolar protein sorting-associated protein 4B-like, whose protein sequence is MAGGNLNKAIDLAKRASDQDSAKNYEEALRLYQSAVQYFLHVIKYETKGERSNEMIRAKCADYLDRAEQLKQYLKKKESEPPTKPVKESDGKGNESDEGEDSEKKKFKNQLSGAIVMEKPNVKWSDVAGLEGAKEALKEAVILPIKFPHLFTGKRTPWRGILLFGPPGTGKSYLAKAVATEAGNSTFFSISSSDLVSKWLGESEKLVKNLFSLAREHKPSIIFIDEIDSLCGSRSENESEAARRIKTEFLVQMQGVGNDNEGILVLGATNIPWTLDSAIRRRFEKRIYIPLPEQPARSIMFKLHLGSTPNQLTEADFVTLGKKTDGYSGADICIVVRDALMQPVRKVQSATHFKKIRGSLWMNPDIIVDDLLTPCSPGDPGAVAMTWMDVPTEKLLEPVVSMADMLRSLSRTKPTVNEDDLQKLTKFTEDFGQEG